In one window of Catalinimonas alkaloidigena DNA:
- a CDS encoding thiamine pyrophosphate-dependent enzyme, with protein MDTVTLTENLTREQVLRDYRIACESREVSLLGRKEVFMGKAKFGIFGDGKEVAQLAMARVFRNGDFRSGYYRDQTFMSAIGELTWQQYFAQLYAHVDEEADPASAGRQMNSHFATHLLERDGSWRELVKLKNVISDLSPTAGQIPRLIGLAYASKLYRQNPDLKQFAQFSENGNEIAFGTIGNASTSEGIFLEAINAAGVLQIPLLMSVWDDGYGISVPNEYHTTKGSISEALAGFQRTDEKPGFEIFTVRGWDYEALCEAYRQAASLCRREHVPVLLHVIEMTQPQGHSTSGSHERYKSKERLTWEKKFDCILKMREWMLDSGLAEEDELVQIEKESKEVARQARNAAWKTYLADTMGQQQTALRLLEVAARHSPNAATLRSLRQELQKTLNPVRSDAVRTVRKALRILRNEPLNTGRQQLLSWYNAIRKDYDERYSSHLHSESADSALRVATVAPAYSDESPLVDGREVIQACFDAALGRDPRIFAFGEDVGQIGDVNQGMAGLQAKWGELRVTDTGIREPTIIGQGVGTALRGLRPIAEIQYLDYTYYALQTLSDDLASLHYRTKGRQKAPVIIRTRGHRLEGIWHSGSPIGALLHSLRGIYLLVPRNMTQAAGFYNVLLQADDPALVIESLNAYRLKERLPDNVGEFTIPLGVPEVLRAGQDLTVVTYGSMCRIVLDAAEQLAEYGIDCEVIDVQTLSPFDIHHSIVESVKKTNRVIFADEDVPGGASAYMMQQVIEGQGAYRYLDSEPRTLSARAHRPAYGSDGDYFSKPNLEDVFELAYALMHEADPQRFPALFD; from the coding sequence GTGGATACTGTAACCTTAACCGAAAACTTAACCCGTGAACAGGTACTCCGCGATTACCGGATTGCCTGCGAGAGCCGTGAAGTCAGCCTGTTGGGGCGCAAAGAGGTGTTTATGGGCAAGGCGAAGTTCGGCATTTTCGGGGACGGCAAGGAAGTAGCCCAGCTGGCGATGGCGCGCGTGTTTCGGAACGGCGACTTTCGGTCGGGCTACTATCGTGATCAGACGTTCATGTCGGCCATTGGTGAACTGACTTGGCAGCAATACTTCGCCCAGCTCTACGCCCACGTTGACGAAGAGGCCGATCCCGCCTCGGCCGGGCGGCAGATGAACAGCCACTTTGCCACGCACTTGTTGGAGCGCGATGGCTCCTGGCGCGAACTGGTCAAGCTGAAGAACGTCATCTCGGATCTTTCGCCGACGGCCGGGCAGATTCCTCGCCTCATTGGGTTGGCGTATGCCTCGAAGCTCTACCGGCAGAATCCGGACCTGAAGCAGTTTGCGCAATTCTCTGAGAACGGCAACGAAATCGCCTTCGGGACCATAGGCAACGCATCTACCTCCGAAGGAATTTTTCTGGAGGCGATCAACGCCGCGGGCGTGTTGCAGATTCCGCTTCTGATGTCGGTCTGGGACGATGGTTACGGCATTTCCGTTCCGAACGAATACCACACGACCAAAGGTAGCATTTCGGAAGCGCTGGCCGGTTTCCAGCGCACCGACGAAAAGCCCGGCTTCGAAATCTTCACCGTGCGGGGTTGGGATTACGAAGCGCTGTGTGAAGCATACCGGCAGGCCGCCAGCCTCTGCCGTCGCGAGCACGTGCCAGTGTTGTTGCACGTCATCGAAATGACCCAACCCCAGGGCCACTCCACGTCGGGCTCGCACGAGCGCTACAAGTCGAAAGAGCGACTGACGTGGGAAAAGAAATTTGATTGCATCCTGAAGATGCGCGAGTGGATGCTGGACTCGGGTCTGGCCGAAGAAGACGAACTCGTGCAGATCGAAAAAGAATCGAAAGAAGTTGCCCGGCAAGCGCGCAACGCTGCCTGGAAGACGTATCTCGCCGATACCATGGGGCAACAGCAAACCGCATTGCGTTTGCTGGAAGTGGCAGCCCGCCACAGCCCGAACGCTGCGACACTGCGGAGCCTGCGGCAGGAACTGCAAAAGACCCTCAACCCCGTGCGGAGCGACGCCGTGCGCACCGTTCGGAAAGCCTTGCGCATCTTGCGTAACGAACCGCTGAACACCGGACGGCAGCAATTACTTTCCTGGTACAACGCCATCCGCAAAGATTACGACGAGCGCTACAGCTCACACCTGCACAGCGAATCGGCCGACTCGGCCCTGCGCGTCGCTACCGTGGCGCCCGCATACAGCGACGAAAGCCCTCTGGTCGACGGGCGTGAAGTGATTCAGGCCTGTTTCGATGCGGCCTTGGGGCGCGATCCTCGCATCTTCGCTTTCGGGGAAGATGTCGGGCAGATCGGCGACGTTAACCAGGGCATGGCCGGTCTTCAGGCCAAGTGGGGGGAATTGCGCGTCACCGATACCGGGATTCGCGAACCGACCATCATCGGGCAAGGCGTCGGAACGGCGTTGCGCGGGCTGCGTCCCATCGCGGAGATCCAATACCTCGATTATACCTACTACGCCCTGCAAACGTTGAGCGACGACCTGGCGTCGTTGCACTACCGCACCAAAGGACGGCAAAAAGCGCCCGTCATCATTCGTACGCGGGGGCACCGCCTGGAAGGCATCTGGCATTCGGGCTCGCCCATTGGCGCCTTGCTGCACAGCCTGCGGGGCATTTACCTGCTGGTACCCCGCAACATGACGCAGGCGGCCGGTTTTTACAACGTGCTGTTGCAGGCCGACGATCCGGCGCTGGTGATCGAATCGTTGAATGCGTATCGCCTGAAAGAACGACTGCCCGACAACGTCGGCGAGTTTACCATTCCGCTGGGCGTACCCGAAGTGCTGCGCGCAGGCCAGGACCTGACGGTCGTCACCTACGGATCGATGTGCCGGATCGTGCTGGACGCTGCTGAGCAACTGGCCGAATACGGCATCGACTGTGAAGTGATTGACGTCCAAACCCTTTCGCCATTCGACATTCACCACTCGATCGTGGAATCGGTAAAGAAAACCAACCGGGTAATCTTTGCCGACGAGGACGTGCCCGGCGGGGCATCGGCCTACATGATGCAGCAGGTGATAGAAGGGCAGGGTGCCTACCGCTACCTGGATTCCGAACCGCGCACGCTTTCGGCACGGGCACACCGCCCGGCTTACGGTTCCGACGGCGATTATTTTTCCAAGCCCAATCTGGAAGATGTTTTCGAACTGGCCTACGCCCTGATGCACGAAGCCGATCCGCAACGGTTTCCGGCCTTGTTCGACTAA
- a CDS encoding RNA polymerase sigma-70 factor, with product MRASSAHHASASVPTDWEHEGMSDPLDKEWALREAFATDPRQGCELLFRCYYTGLCSHAVRFVYSRQVAEDLVGEVFATLWQKQLYQQIKGSYRAYLFAAVRNRAVTYLRWEFARDRASTDASQLEDLLQQPSPEQMMQYDELYGRIRQTVEALSPQSRKVFLMSRFEGKPNKEIAEELSLSIKTVEAHMTKALHALRKALKGEWLLLVSALGATFMHLFF from the coding sequence ATGCGTGCGTCTTCCGCTCACCATGCTTCTGCATCCGTACCGACCGATTGGGAGCACGAGGGCATGAGCGATCCGCTGGACAAAGAGTGGGCGCTGCGCGAAGCGTTTGCCACGGACCCGAGGCAGGGGTGCGAACTCCTGTTCCGGTGCTATTATACCGGCCTGTGCAGCCATGCCGTGCGGTTTGTCTACTCCCGGCAGGTGGCAGAAGATCTGGTCGGAGAGGTCTTCGCCACGCTTTGGCAAAAGCAGCTCTACCAGCAGATCAAAGGGAGTTACCGGGCGTACCTTTTTGCGGCGGTCCGCAACCGGGCGGTGACTTACCTGCGCTGGGAATTTGCCCGCGACCGCGCCTCGACCGATGCAAGTCAGCTAGAAGATCTGTTGCAACAGCCTTCGCCTGAGCAGATGATGCAATACGACGAACTGTACGGCCGCATTCGCCAAACCGTGGAGGCGCTCAGTCCGCAGAGTCGGAAAGTCTTTCTGATGAGTCGGTTTGAAGGGAAGCCGAACAAAGAAATTGCGGAAGAATTGAGCCTTTCGATCAAAACCGTGGAAGCGCACATGACCAAAGCGTTGCACGCGCTCCGCAAGGCCCTGAAAGGGGAGTGGCTGTTGCTGGTAAGTGCGCTGGGGGCCACGTTCATGCACCTGTTTTTTTAA
- a CDS encoding FecR family protein, with protein sequence MEQQLSQTILHTYFAGQATPLQKQMILEWLQHAENQELYYQWLEAWEAEHPQYMADPAPALAQFQALLDRQATPAQPTHVKAPAVRRVRFRWWWPAAAAVVIGMGVGLFGRSLGYRHYTTAYGEVREVLLEDGSRVTLNAHSSLYVPRWFGGWGRTVRLEGEAEFVVQPTDDHQRFLVETSEGTEVEVLGTTFAIASRPRGTRVVLLEGSIQLQTSAQALTLEPGDVARIGEEGTIHRQQVDSVTPYLAWKDHRFVFDETTLREVADQVNEIFGVKVEIADPTLARRTVTGTYQAENADDLLLVLAELMDIEVSQQGDDRRLSARQ encoded by the coding sequence ATGGAGCAGCAACTCTCTCAAACCATACTTCATACCTACTTTGCCGGGCAAGCAACGCCTCTGCAAAAGCAGATGATTTTGGAGTGGTTGCAGCACGCCGAAAATCAGGAGCTTTATTACCAATGGCTGGAAGCGTGGGAAGCCGAGCACCCGCAATACATGGCCGACCCGGCTCCGGCGCTGGCGCAGTTTCAGGCCCTGTTGGACCGGCAGGCAACTCCGGCGCAACCGACTCACGTAAAAGCTCCGGCCGTGCGTCGCGTACGGTTCCGCTGGTGGTGGCCGGCGGCCGCGGCAGTTGTCATCGGCATGGGTGTGGGCTTGTTCGGTCGGTCGCTCGGGTACCGGCATTACACGACGGCCTACGGCGAGGTGCGCGAGGTATTATTGGAAGACGGCAGTCGCGTGACGCTGAATGCACACTCGTCTCTGTACGTTCCCCGTTGGTTCGGTGGGTGGGGGCGGACGGTGCGCCTGGAAGGCGAGGCCGAATTCGTTGTGCAGCCTACGGACGATCACCAACGGTTTCTGGTCGAAACTTCGGAAGGGACGGAAGTCGAAGTGCTGGGAACAACGTTTGCGATCGCCAGTCGTCCGCGAGGCACCCGGGTCGTGCTGCTGGAAGGGAGCATACAACTCCAGACGTCGGCCCAAGCCCTTACGCTGGAGCCAGGCGACGTGGCCCGGATTGGGGAGGAGGGCACCATCCATCGCCAGCAAGTCGACTCTGTGACGCCCTATCTGGCCTGGAAAGATCATCGATTTGTGTTCGACGAAACCACGCTGCGCGAAGTGGCCGATCAGGTAAACGAGATTTTCGGGGTGAAGGTCGAGATTGCCGATCCCACGTTGGCCCGCCGGACCGTGACCGGAACCTATCAGGCCGAAAATGCCGATGATCTGCTGTTGGTACTGGCCGAACTGATGGACATCGAAGTAAGCCAGCAGGGTGACGACCGTCGCCTTTCTGCCCGGCAGTAA